CTCCGTTGATCAGCGTGCGGTGTTCAAAACATTCACTTTCGCGAACCGCGCGACCGGGCAGCCGTGGCTGACCGAGTTGCTCTGCACCGGCTGCCCCTTGCCGTCGCTGAACGCGCCGCCCAGCGCATACGTCGACTTGCCGCCGAGCATGTCGAGCGACTTCCAGAACTCCGGCGTGTTCGATTGATACGCGACGTCGCGCAGCTGGGTGGTGATCCGGCCGTTCTTCACCTCCCAGAAGGTCTGGCCGCTGAACTGGAAGTTGTAGCGCTGATGGTCGATCGAGTAGCTGCTGTCTCCCTTCACGAAGATGCCGTCCTCGGTCGCCGAGATGATGTCCTGCTCGGTGACGTCCTTCTCGTTCGGCAGCAGCGACACGTTGGGCATCCGTTGGAAGGGGACCGACGACCAGTTGTCGGCATAGCTGCAGCCGTGCGACTTCGTCTGTCCGATCAGATGCGCCTGGTCGCGCGTCGTCTGGTAGCCGACGAACGTGCCGTCCTTGATGATCGGGAAGCTGGTCGTCTTCACCCCGTCGTCGTCATAGCCGCAGGTGGCCATCGCCTTCTCCTGCGTCTTGTCGCCGACGATGTTGACCGTCGGCGCGCCGAACTGGAACGTGCCCAGCTTGTCGGTGGTCAGGAAGCTGGTGCCGGCGAAGTTCGCCTCGTAGCCGAGCGCGCGATCCAGCTCGGTCGGATGGCCGACCGACTCGTGGATCGTGAGCCACAGGTTGGAGGGGTGCAGGATCAGCGTCTTCTGGCCGGGGACGACCGGCTTGGCCTTGTGCATCGCGACCGCTTCTTCGGCGGCCTGCTTCGCTTCCTGCAGCAGCGGCAGGCTCTCGATGTACTCGTAGCCCATGCTCATCGGCGCCACCAGCGCGTTGCGCTGGTAGAAGCGATTGGTCGATCGATCGACCGCGGTGATCGAGAACGTGGGGTAGGAGCGGATCAGCGACTGGGTGATGTACGAGCCCTCGCTGGAGGCGAAGAACTTCTTCTCGTTGACGAACAGCATGAAGGCGGAGACGAACGTGGCGCCGGGGACCTTCAGCGCTTCGTCGTTGATCTGCAGCAACAGGTCGATCTTCGGCTGAATCGGGACCTCGAAGGGATCCTTCTTCACCGGCGTGTTCCACTCCGC
This genomic stretch from Vicinamibacterales bacterium harbors:
- a CDS encoding TldD/PmbA family protein; this translates as MIDRREFVQSMLALGAATTLRPASVLFAAPNQELKGLADVALTTAKQLGASYADIRINRYRNQFLFTRDRRVQNIVNAEDFGFGVRVLVDGTWGFASSSAVTRDDVAAIARQAVGIAKANKAINTDPVRLAPVESYPDAEWNTPVKKDPFEVPIQPKIDLLLQINDEALKVPGATFVSAFMLFVNEKKFFASSEGSYITQSLIRSYPTFSITAVDRSTNRFYQRNALVAPMSMGYEYIESLPLLQEAKQAAEEAVAMHKAKPVVPGQKTLILHPSNLWLTIHESVGHPTELDRALGYEANFAGTSFLTTDKLGTFQFGAPTVNIVGDKTQEKAMATCGYDDDGVKTTSFPIIKDGTFVGYQTTRDQAHLIGQTKSHGCSYADNWSSVPFQRMPNVSLLPNEKDVTEQDIISATEDGIFVKGDSSYSIDHQRYNFQFSGQTFWEVKNGRITTQLRDVAYQSNTPEFWKSLDMLGGKSTYALGGAFSDGKGQPVQSNSVSHGCPVARFAKVNVLNTAR